A stretch of DNA from Glycine max cultivar Williams 82 chromosome 18, Glycine_max_v4.0, whole genome shotgun sequence:
ACATTgtaggaattttttttctatacacTAATATGTGAATTTGTTTCCGGATCTGTGGAGTGTCAACTTCTTGCTAGCAGGAGCATATGTTATTTCTGTCTAGAATTCCGATTCATTATGCAAAAGCAAAACTATAACATTAAGCCACTTGAACTTGTGTTATCAACAGGTGCTATGGCAATTGCAGTGGCGAATCCAACTGATCTTGTGAAAGTTAGACTTCAAGCAGAAGGAAAATTACCTCCTGGTGTGCCCAGGCGTTACTCTGGATCATTAAATGCTTATTCAACAATTGTGAGACAGGTATTTGCATATAACTTGATATGATTTGAGAAAATGGGAAGATGTATTCAGTCCTTTTCAGGTTATAATAGTTATGTTCAATCTGCATCCTAAACACAGGAAGGAGTTGGAGCACTTTGGACTGGGATTGGTCCCAACATAGCAAGAAATGGCATCATTAATGCTGCTGAACTAGCCAGCTATGATCAAGTAAAACAGGTAATGAAAAGACACTAGACTGCATTTTGGAGTAAAATTTTGTAATCtttcctcttttatttttatataacctAACAGTTTTGATGCAGACTATTTTGAAAATTCCTGGATTCACCGACAATGTTGTAACTCACCTTCTTGCTGGTCTAGGAGCAGGATTTTTTGCAGTCTGTGTTGGCTCCCCTGTTGATGTggtaatttattgtttttaattgtgAACATCCTTAAATGATttggtattttttattgtatcatCATTTTATACATAATGTGctaatattctaaaaatttcTTCAAGTTTTAGACTTTCTTTATTCAACTATGGTAAACTGATAATCCAGGGATACTTAAAAAATGGATGAATTAGTAAATACATCTAATGTTTAATGATAATTAGAGTTTCTTATGGACAAGCTGATCTTAAGATCAATTGGGGTGGATTTGTATgacactttttttattgttttggctGCTCAGTGAGCTTCTTAGTTAGTATTCAATAGTCCTGCCATTCCCTTAATTCATTGTGCTATCTTCCTTCTGTTGTATATACAGGTTAAGTCGAGAATGATGGGAGATTCGAGTTACAAAAGCACCCTTGATTGTTTCGTTAAGACATTAAAAAATGATGTATGGTTGTTCTccactattatttattttctctcttccctgttttctttattataaatattaactgTATGTGAGCATACTTGCTGtgcttttttaataaaatgcatCATAGAATTTGATCATATTTAATTGCGAGCTTCTGTTGACTGGTATACATTATGCATAATCCACAAGCACGTGCAGAACAAACTCCCTAGTGAAATTTTAGCGTTGATGACATCATtatacattttcatttttcacctTTATATGCCCAAACAAAAGTgatctttgacatcatcattaTACgcctttttttccttatttggaTCTAGATGTTGGGGAATGAAGGGGGAGGCATCAGGCATTATCCAAGAAAACTCTTTCAATATTGTTGAGTGTGTCAATATAGGAGATGATCACATAGCTTTGTCTGTCTATTTTGTATGAACTTGTTAAACAAGGAACTATGTTGTCAATGGATATCATTTCATTTATCACATCTAATTTTGGTTATGGAATGTAATGTTTTTCAGGGACCTTTTGCCTTTTATAAGGGGTTCATACCAAATTTTGGACGGCTAGGATCTTGGAATGTGATCATGTTTCTAACTCTAGAACAGGTACAAGTTGAATACTTTGTGATAGCTTtccatttttcctttccttcttatCACCTATCTCATGGAAttctagtttatttttatagcaTACTTGTCTGCTGCGGTAGAGGTTAGAAGACCCAAAATttgcaaaacaatttttttatttagtatcaAGATTGCTAATGTATTGATAATGGTTTAGGAAGCATCTTGGCAAACTATGAGCTGCTTCTTTCAAAGATAAAACCCTTCTCCAAACTCACTTCTTTAACTTTGGCTTCATATTCATAATACTCACACTTACCTTTTCCTATCCTATAACTTtcattatgttttaaatttgacCAAGACATGCATGTCATTTAATTTAGTAAACAGATTTGTTAACAATGTGTCAAGTATAATGAAACAATGTCTTTTCTTATTTTACAgtgaaagataaaatgaaacaaTGTTTCTTCTCTTTAAACGACTACTATTATGAAACAAATAGGGGATATTTTTCGTATGCGTTTGCATTAGTACTCTAAGAGTTTATGagtttttgaagaagaaaaatatgattattttcctaaatttaattttaaaaaaacatattaaatcaaatttttatcatGGATAAACTCGAGCAACCTGACATGTTTGAGCCTTCATTTGACTCTGTTCCTAGTTCCTATAAACATTCTGACAAAACCCGTCTTGTTTTAACTTGTTAAATTGGGTTGTTTTCTATCTCATCTGTATCTTTTGTTTCTTGTGACAGGCTAAAAAGTTTGTCAAAACTTTAGAATCAGCTTGACTTCAAACAAATTAtcagtagatttttttttttgaggagaCTCCCCTGGATGCAATGGAAAttgtcaacaaaataaaaacttctCTTCATTTTGTTAATTGAAATGTATCAAAACATTTTTTGCTGGGGGAAATTTGAAGTATTAATAAATTAGAAGAGCTATGCCATCTCCctgcaatttaaaattttatttgttgggcttgggcttgggcTGGGACTTGGGCATGGGAACTTCCTTTAAAAGTCCAAGCCTAGCAGTATGTTTCCATATCTAAGTGAAATATCagcttatgctttttttttagtgCAAAATCCGTatcaaaaacaattttctttacAGCACAAGGCATAGAGATCAAAAATGTAATTCTCTTCTCTCAAGAGGAGAATTTTTATTCAGGGCCATGGCCAATGAAGATAACTGCAAATCATTTTACTTTACTTGAACTCAATTCTAGTCTTGTATTACACAACTTAAAGTGAATTagcaaaaattaaattgaatcaatCCATAGAAAATGGAAAGGCACAGGGCCTTAGGCTCTCAAATTTGGAAACTGCTTTGCGCACCCACAAATTGCTTGTGCACCCAatactctttaattttttcaaaattatccatGGCAAACTTCTGGATTCATAATCTGCAAAATTACGAATCCATAATCCGCAAGCTTATGGATTGACAATCTATATGTTCACACGGATTGACAATTTGTATGTTTATAAGGATTGTCATGTGtacagattgacaatccgtatatcatacggattgacaatttgTATGTTCATgaggattgacaatccgtatatACATACGGATtacagatttttttaaaaaaattatttaaaaaatgttttacaattttttttaatttctaatatatttaatgcacatgtaaatttacataataaattttgtggcaattaattttgttctaatatattaattgtcacaaaatttattatgtaaatttacatgtgtattaaatatacattagaaattaatgcaccaaaattaattgtcataaaatttattatgtaaatttacatgtacattaaatatacattagaaattttaatgttatatatagtgatattaactattttataatataattgatttattagttCAATTAGTTAGAACGTCCCATTAATAACCTAAAAGTTAGAGGTTTGAATCGTGcatgagacattaattttaaattatgtaatgGGTCCATAGAGATTATGAATCCCTAAATTTTCCAGGGGtaattttggaaataaaaaaatgttggatgTATAAGAAAATCTTGGTGCCTAAGGATTGCTTAAGATAGATACTGGCCCGGAGTAAAAAAAGACACGTTATttcggattttttttttcttcttaaaagtaaaaacaagaCATACTTTAcaaaaaagactaaaagtgGTTTTAAGAAGTACTTtttcatagataaaaaaattaaaaagttttatgagtattttacttatatttttccttcttttttgttatttcaaatCACCTAAGAAAAcgtagaagttaaaaaaaaatagagcccTTACTCCTAATAGGATTTACACAGATAATAAGCAAAGGTAAGAAGTACTTcttcatagataaaaaaattaaaaagttttatgagtattttacttatatttttccttcttttttgttatttcaaatCACCTAAGAAAAcgtagaagttaaaaaaaaaatagagcccTTACTCCTAATAGGATTTACACAGATAATAAGCAAAGGTAAGAAGTATgtaaaagagaataaaagtgATTAGAATTGGTATACTAGTTGAGTACCAAGTTTTTGCATTGCAGCACTCAGACCATGTCGACCGTACGTTATACGTACATGCAGTCTATCTCTTCAATCTTCAGCAACCTTTAGTTAAAGTAATAGATCTTTACCTTCGGTAACTTGCTGAATGTTGATGTTGACAAAATGTCGTAAAAAGAGGATCttgcttaagaaatatcaaaagGTGATTTATAGTGCATCACTTTTAACTACTATTAGATTCATCTAGTTTCTATCTTAATTCCATACATTCTCTGCACAAGATTAATTTTTCCCactcctaaaaaaaataaaaattccccAATTCCCACCAGCCTCCACAGCCTCTCTTCACCACTGCAACACCAGTCGGTGGCCATTGCAACCTCTTCGATCTTCATGAACTCTAACTTCTCCAAAGATATCATGACGATGTattgcaaaaagaaaaagaaaaaaaaaaggatatcaAGTAATAGAGGATCTTAAACAACTTACCCATACCAAGCTATGATTGTTGAAGTGTACTTCACCTTTTACACCATTATAGGAGGCAATTTCACAATGctatcaaaataatcaacaaaaCATAATTGGAACATGATAACATCTATAACCCGAACTTCACCAGATCCACCAACCAACTACCTACCACACCCTCTGATTTTCCTCTGAAAATGGAAAaaccaaaacaacattcaaaccaACCATATCcgcaaaattaaaaatgaaataatttgcaaTTCTAGTTGGAGCAAATGCGTTCCACCAAAATTGAGCACGAACAAGGTGCAAAAGTATAAcagatatataataattgcaccAAACACAATCATAAAATGCAAGTATAGGGGACAATTATCAAAGAGAAATGCTTTTTCAAAGGTTTCTACAAAGCTTAAATTGTATTATTCTTTAACCTccattgattataatttttaaaccaatatttttttcaaagtaaCCTCAATAGGATTTGCGCTCAATCACTACTCTGAGACTGACTCCCTAGCTTAGCACGTTACTAAACCTTTACAGGGTTtgtgtttttgagtttaaggcTGCATTTATAGAGTAGATAAACAATAGAGAGCTACTCAAATAAATCCAAATGAGATTACAACGGAATATCAAAAAAGATGGGTTATAAAGTAAATGTTTAATTAGAAATAAGAAAATGTAGAATAACAACACTTTGACATGATTGTTCTTCAATACACTACTGCAAATTGTGTTTTGTAATTATTAGCCATTAGAAATGTCAATAAACTATATGCAAAAAGTTGTTCTTTTTTTACAACGTAGAAAAAGTTTGATGGTTGTATATACTTTTGTGAACATTCTAAAACAAAACTTTAGAAACAGTTTCTAAGATTTGACGATTGATTTTCTATAAACTGAaacttaaatagaaaaataaaatctttaaatatttcttcaatTTGTCTTCTAGTGAACATCACATTAGGTTGCATTGCAGCTCTTCttgaaaatatttcttcaattttcttgaaaattaaGAATTGACAATCTTTGTTTCTGAAATTGTATGTGAGAAGttaactttttaacttttttatacaaACCCTCTATTCTTAAGAATGTCCCAAACAATTTCAAGGATGTTTGAGCTTTGTTAGATTTATGGTCTCTCATCATCACAATATCTTCAAGagaaagttataaattttagtcaagTAATTTGATCTCCAAGAGAGTACGCTTTGAACTTTCTGATGCAAAACTTGGTCCATAACTTGAGAAATCTTTAAGAAtaagactttttttaattaattgtactAGTTTGAAATGATCTTTAAAAGCCAAGTTTGCTTAAGCAACTTCTTGCAATCAAATTTCTTAACTTGCAACTATTATGAAAACcaacaaaacacacacaaagcaacaaaaataacaaaaccatgaagacactactaaaaaaaatatatttttaatgatgcaCATTCTGAGACGGTTATGCGGAACCGACTTAGAATGTCACgtggtggcaattttgtaattagaggGAATGAAAACCACAATGATTTTACGTAAAACCGTCGTGGTTTTCATTCcctctaattacaaaattttcactACGTCACCTTTCAAATCCCTAACTCACCCGTGCATGCCCTCTTCTCCACAAACCCTACATCTGTCGCGTCATTTTCTCCAtccctttctctttctccttcacttcttcttccttcgcACCTTCCTTCTCATTGGCCTCTTCTTCCTTTCCCGCACTGGTTCTTCAATTTTCAGTGTTACAGTAGCGTCGTTTAGTGTTTCTTCCTCTTCCACAATGACGACATCGTTTTGGGTAGTAGTGTCCTCTGCCGTGTCGCCTTTTGGTGGAACGCCCTCTACCATGACAACGTTGTTTGGCGCAGCGCCCTCAACTCCTATGACATTGTTTGTCGTAGCTTCCTCAATGGCCACAACAACATCCACGACTATGTTCAAAGGAGCGTCTACTGCTTCAGCGATGCCATTTGCTGCAACGTCCTCAGCTTCAACGATGTCATTTGGAGTGGCATCCCCAACTTCAACGATGGCATTTGGTGGAACGTCCTCTTCATCGACACAAGAGCTTCTGCAGCAACAACGTCGTTTGGTGGTTTTTAATGTGAAATTTCTCAATTCTCTATTGTAAGAACCATaaattttgtgttgtttttttttctttgatcatGTTTCTTCAAGTTTATGATGATATTAATTATGCATTCagaaaattttctcttttttcgtATTCCTTgggttgaaaaatgaaattgagtctTAAGGAGATCAAGAAACTAGACATGCACAATGTTGGCTACCTTGCATAGAAACGCCTTGCTCATGGTTTAAGTCTCAATTATGTTGAAATTGTGGCTCTCATACCAACACAAGTCTGTTTATGTTCCTATTTGGTATCAATATTTATTGAGTCTTAGGACCAAATATTGTGTTGTAATCCAATTTTATATCTTAACAAttgactattattttaaaatgttgttgATCTGTTGTAACAAAATTGTGTTTATGATATGATTCCTTGTCTTCAAAGATATAGAAAATACAGTCAAGTGTCAGGGATCGCTTCCAAAGCATTTTTACTAATCATAAAAAGGTCAAATTGCAACTAGAATCTCACAAAAATGAGCTCCAGTTATGGAAAGTTGAATTGGAAAAACGTGAGGCTCATAacgaaagtgaaaaaaaaagttggcaGAAGAAATTGAGGAGATatagtgtttttcttttttcttttttttctttttttgttgcattTCCTGTAGTATGTTATGATTGAAATTCCTATGAAATTAAGATTgaagaaataatatttattattttaggttGATTGATTATTATGGTTGGTATATATATGTTTAAGAGCTTTCAAGGAAGGAGTCTCCTACCAAGATCAATcgttttccatttttatttattgggtTTCATTATCATGAAATGattggtttaaaaaaattgatgaatctggtttttattttttttctaagtaaCGTACCTATAGGCCTCAAAGAGCATTGGGGGTACAACAGCACCAAGTGCCCCCTTTTTCTGTGAACACAATCACTCAACAATGCGCTGGCAATGGTCTTGCAGCCCTTACTATATCATAATCTTTTAGGTATCTATGATTTCTTAAGCACTTAATAGCTTGTGAATACCATGTTCAGAATTCTAATTGATTTGCTTTAATTAACATTCAAAGTAATAATGGAACCGACAAAATTATTTGGTATTTCAAGttcttattatattgttgaattgTGCTAGGGCTCAAACTTCAGTGTCGTGTAGCTTGTTGGCTCACTTGTGGCAAGGTAAAAACTCTAAACATTGTAGCTTAATGCTCTTTGATGGTAAAAGTAGACTAATTTTGAGGTTTTTTTGTTCACAATGAGTTAGAAGTTGTAGCTTGTATTTTATGCCCTGAATAATACAAATCCAAGAATTTCTGCTGCCAGAAGTAGCTTGTTTATCATAACTTTCATTATTTCAAATTAAGATGTTTAATAACTTATTCATATAAAGTAAATTTCCTGGATCTTGAATACATGATGCATCAATGCTGCATTTTTCAATGAATGAAGTTGTATACCATGTTGTTACTAATATATTCACTATGGATTAGCATTATGCAATTTTTTACTACTGGCAAGATCATGTGGGCTTTATTATATTAAGGTTGAGGAATTTCAAGAATTTGATTCTTCTATAAGCTTTTTTATACTTATATCTTTTGCATGCTGAAATATTGTTAACTGATGCCAATAGGGGGAGGGAATTCAAGATCATACAAATGAGGGTGGAGTAACCCAGACTCATGGTGGCATATACTGAGTGATCCTACATGCTAGATGTAATGCACTACTTTTCTCCCTTAgttaacacattaatttttactttcatGCCACATGATGTTCTTAATCATATgatattatgatatattaaaaagttgtGCAATGTggtaaattttttaagttaatttataaTCGGGAACTTATGGATAGCAATCTTATAAACTAACATCACCACATGTGCCATGGTTTGAGGTGAAATTGTCTtgacttttctctcttttcccaTCTTGctacacactttttttttctaaaagtggACCCTCCAAGGACTTTGTATTGGTGAGTGATTTTATGATCTTTATCTCAAATAAAATGGAAAGGTATTGACAATTCTTACATTATTATTCTTGATCGATGAATATcaggatttatttttttttatttctataatttgGCTTTGCTTCTGGTAGATAGTTGTGTCATTTCTTGTGAAATATATTAGCAACTAATTATGATTTACTTTTCAAGTATGATGAACAGTTTGTTTTTAGTTTATGGTATACTTTCAAGCACCTTTTATATGCTTGTTTTTTTCGGATAATAAAACATTTGATATCACCTATATCACATTATTAAAATGTGTATGATGTAGATAATTACGATGATTTAAAATCTCGAAGAGTCCACTCCAATGATGCTGCAAACTATGATGCTAAAAAGTTTGCAGAAGTTTGCCCATGCCCTTGTAATGGTTTTGGATGAGGAGTTATTTGGTGAGTTTTGCTATAGGGAAGCATGCTTGAATGCaaaaataattctaataaataatcattctttGCTAATGAAGCTTGTTTTCAATTTGCCACCATGTTTAACTTTTTGTTAGATTTAactgaaaataaatttcttcaAGTTTTACATAAATTGATGATTAAGATgatcaaataataaaagtatagaAATAGGGGAAAAAGTGCATAAATGTGCAGTTGAATGACATGAATAATATATGTTTTACCATTGGGCGAATTAAGTGAATTTAtgccttatatttttattaactacTAGTCATTAATTCTTCTTTCTGCAATGCATTCCACTTTCACGGGaagtactttttatttttttccttataattacaaatatcatcttatttttattttatttcttgttctaaaaataaaaaataataatatatttaatattcttattatatctatacaattttttaataataatatgctTATTAGCCACTTAATGAATTACTATAATTTAACATTTGGCTTATCCAAGTTAGTGAAGTTACACTGCACTTTAATTTACATTGTAAATATTATGTGTTTTTCATGATctgataattcatttttttttattttttttaaaaaaagacatttttagatagttctttgaaaaatcgtcttaaaaattttattttctaagatggtttttggaaaaaccatctcagaatactcaaataaaaaaaaacaaaaaaacacgaCATTCTAAAATGGTTCTCTAAAAATTCATCTTAAAAATTCTACTTTCTAAGATAGTTTTTGAGAAAACTGTTTTAGAAtcctcaacaaaaataaaattttaaaaaatatattttaagacggttcttcCAAAACTCATCTTAGAAGTCtactttctaagatgatttttgaaaaaaccatcttagaattctcaatttttaatttttttataaaataaacattctaAAATGGTTTCAAGACAAAATTATCTTAGAAATTGCACTCATCTAAAATGATTTGGAAACCGTTGTGAAAAGTCTTTAATTTCCACAACGACTGCTACAATAGtgatttaaaattgtcataaaaaatctcacaaaaccattgttgaaaatttttttttagtagtgagataaagtaattcaaagcaaattaaagaagagaaagaaagaaggtgAACATAAGATATATGTGATTTAATCTTAAAGACCTACATCCACAGGAAAGAGAGCAAAACAGTTGACTATGAGATGAAAGAACAAGATCAAGCTTGTACATTAGAATCCCTTTGTCCCTTCCAAGTTATATCATCAttgttaaggaaaaaaaaaacaagaaaactcaAGTTATCCACTCTATTTTTACAGAGAACTACATAAAGTAAAACATTACACCCATAGAATAACACATGCTAATATATAAACATCATATATAAGCCTAGGATTTATAACTCCAAAATAGCACCTTATGCCCAAGTTATTTATTAGCTAACTTGTAATGGAAAAACTAAATACAATCACATGTAAACTTGTAATTGATTTTGAGACAAAGTAAGGTTTTGCAAATAAATCTTTGAAACATCCTTATTTTAATGACTTGCCCAAGACTTATTATTGAGaacaataaattaatacttaaataatattttttagttcttttaaaataaaggttTTTTAGTCTTAgtccttattaaaaaaaattggttttgatccctattaattttttttattttttttcttttttcaaactaTTAGTTTGTTTCATTAAGtgtaatgatgatgatgtcatCACATGTCGCATCATTAAATAATGATGTCATTAAGTGTCACGTTAACAAATGATTGACATCATTAAAAGTGTCAAGTTAGTAAATGACAAAAGTAAcatttataatgattaaatCAAAAAGTTGCATATATgtagagactaaaataaaaaagtgacatatttacaaagactaaaaaaatatagaaactaaaagtaaaaaaaataacatacttTGAAggactataaataaataaatgtacaaTGATTTAGAGCAAGGAGTTAATCTCAACATAACTTTAAAGCAAGTGAAATTAGCTTATgtaccataaaggtgtaattttttcatgttttaacaTGTGTCTTTTCTTGTGATCCTTCCAAACCTGTCATTTTTACTATCAAcctataaaacaaattattaatgtGTATCTTTTATGAGTAACTTTCTACGTAAGTCACTAAACTTCAAATATGTATTGTGTGACGATATTATGCTTGTTTGAACTTTAGTTtatcaactttttatttatatgttgtgGTAGTTGAAGTCATGTTAAAAGGTTATTCTTTTAGTACAACAAGTATCACAAGAGGAAGAACAAATGTGAACTCAAGAGCAAGATTGACCACAATGTGCTAGTTAATGAGATTATTAGTGATTtatgatttgttttcttttactttgCTCTTAGAGTAGTGCTTTTGTTGAGtttgacaataaatttttcaagACACACTTTCTGTTGTGCATCTATATCTCAACACTTATGGATTAAAAACTTATACTTTAGTTACTTAATGTGTATAGGGTTTAAAGATTTCTAATTGCTCTAAAATGCTTTAGGAACTGCATGAGAGGGAACATCAAATCTAAAAATGGTTAGTATAAAGGTTGgttggtttgtttttttgttttcttttgataaaggaaaaaaattgttttagaagaaataaagaagaatagaaaaataaaaaaataaacatatattctTAGAAGTagctaaaaactaaaaagttgttagttgtgttaaacatttattagtGTTTATTACACTACCCCAATATTCAATTccaaaaaattctatttttatgatCAAGTGCAATAAACAATAATCAATGTTTAACATAACCAACAACCTTTTAGTTTTCAAGTACTTTAAAGAACATATCTTATTCTTAATTTGCctttttattcatctttatctcttctaaaataattattttataaaaaaacaaataaaattcagacaaataaaaca
This window harbors:
- the LOC100802540 gene encoding mitochondrial uncoupling protein 1; its protein translation is MVAGGNSKSDISFAGTYASSAFAACFAEVCTLPLDTAKVRLQLQKQAVVGDVVTLPKYRGLLGTVGTIAREEGLSALWKGIVPGLHRQCLNGGLRIALYEPVKNFYVGPDHVGDVPLFKKILAGFTTGAMAIAVANPTDLVKVRLQAEGKLPPGVPRRYSGSLNAYSTIVRQEGVGALWTGIGPNIARNGIINAAELASYDQVKQTILKIPGFTDNVVTHLLAGLGAGFFAVCVGSPVDVVKSRMMGDSSYKSTLDCFVKTLKNDGPFAFYKGFIPNFGRLGSWNVIMFLTLEQAKKFVKTLESA